The following nucleotide sequence is from Centropristis striata isolate RG_2023a ecotype Rhode Island chromosome 7, C.striata_1.0, whole genome shotgun sequence.
GACGTTTTTTGGAAAGAACTCGACAGATATTACACCGAAATCAAAGGTGAGCAAGAAGAACCACTGAATAACAACCAATTGTTTAATGAACCACATGAAGCCCAATAGTGATTTAATATATCAGgacatattgaaatattttatataatttctgtTTGACAGGAACACCCACCAGTGCCTGTGAGACTATGGGAAAAGCAGACATCTGGTTGATACGAACCTACTGGGATTTTGATTTCCCTCGTCCTTTCCTTCCCAACTTCAAATTTGTTGGTGGGATTCACTGCAGACCTGCTAAACCTTTACCAAAGGTAGGACTATCTCTGGCCTATTCATatttttaacccattaaagTGCTGGTTGGTTTGCACTGAAATATTGTTACTCTTCTTGCAGGATATGGAAGAGTTTGTGCAGAGCTCTGGAGACGCTGGTATCGTGGTCTTCACTTTGGGATCGTTCATCAAGAACATCACTTCAGAGAGGGCAAACATGATCGCCTCGGCCCTCGCTCAGATCCCACAAAAGGTAAGAGGACAATCTCTATTTGGAATAAACATAATTGACCGCAAAGCAGTTGCAAACAAGGACTATTTAAAAGGCTCTTTCACAACTATATAGTTAGTGAATTAAATGCTATTTGACTGACCTCTGTACATGTCACAAATTATTTCAAATGTCACTGCTTGAAACCAGTTTCAAGTGATGTTAATTCTTCACAGTTAAGATTGTGTTGCCTATGTTTGCGTTAGTAACCACTGTAAAGTAAGATCtaaagcagacctgggcattgggcggcccgttggctgtccttgtccggcccatGTGAGGTTACACacaaattagaaatcaatacaaccgcagtgcttttattttgaaggcgatttacataTACCTGAGTTACCCGAGTTACCTCTGTACCTTGTAAAAAACACGTATTGCTTCttgcatagagttaataaattactggtttactgtataacatacatgttctatattgtttttgtggtttataTGTATGTTAAGTAGCATTCCTGGCTGATTGACGGTTGACtttttaactgatagttcacaagatttatttaaaatcgtagctccatgaaaataaaagacattccttgggtgggaaaacaatagcaaacattagcattagcacttgagcaaacaagcacttttactatagttaagacaacaaatatagccactaatatatatgacaaaagaaaatgaattttaacaaaccttgtgtcctgtcagccagccactatagaagccttttgatactttatatcaactttatatgaattacgatgcactcgttattatttaccgttcgtttttcagtttaccgttccacctgttataccgttatttcctgtcactacctttcaaaattaaagcacccgtttcacactagacggcaccttttcaaaataaaagcaccacaacattgtaaaacaccttgaaaatttacaaaaatgaaaaaaaagaagctatataatacaaaaacacctttAGGAACCTTGCTATGGTCTGGCTAtaggtcatttacagttttgttttaaataaatggaaaagtgatatagtgatttaagtatttactactttttactgctatatttgatttactccacattaacagtcttatcataacatgtattcttatcagctcaaaaccagatattttactgtattttataaagcgattaatattgagcagaattgagttcagagttttggtcgggcccctgcaaccttggtggtattggtcatgtggccccttgcgaaaattaattgcccacccctggtctaaagtgtAAAATGGATTTTCACAACATGTTGGCCTTCAATGAAACCAACACCTACCTGCAAGGTTGAAGTTAATCAGCCAATGATGAGAAAGGAGACCAGAGGTAAAAGTTACAGTAGTGTTAAAAACTGAGAAAGTTAAAACAACATGGGCTTTTTGTAGTTGCATCAGATACTGTGATAGGATTTAAGGCGAGAAACTTTAGTGTAAGAAGACTAGTATATGGATGAAAACCCACACTGTACATTTAGTACTGTTTGAGAactttactgttaatttattcTCTGCTTTGATCACTAACACCTGACAACCTGTCTGCCCTGGGCATTCCTCCACCATACACTTGCTATACACACACCAGCTACACACaggaatatataaatgtatatgcaaaaaataaacagtcGCACCAAgatgcaattttaagcattttctcAAATAAGGCTTTCTGggtaaataaaaatgcttaaaataaagttataaaaagaTGAAGTGTAACAAACGTGTTACATGCAACAACAACTGTGTATGTATTGGGGGAGTGAATCAGCTGATTGATGACAGAGATAGAAACACTATCATATCTATCCCTTTTCAAAGATCAACAGCCCATGAGGGAGCTCCTGTTATCAACCAATGGTGTAACTGACTCACTCAGTGACTCACCCAGTAACAGACTTTAGTTTTTATAAGGCCAGCCCTTCTTTGCTGCAGTCCAGCCAAAAAGTATAGAGAATATCTAAAACCACCAAGTTATTCACTGAAGATCAAACACTTTCCAAATTAGAGCATTggagtttttattaaaaaatacaactgctttaccttattttgtttattttagtctATATTATTAAAATCTACACTGTCTGACACTTTTTTTGAGTCAAGATAGACTGCAAATAtgatctgttaaaaaaaaaaaaaaagaagaataaatgtCCGTGGCATGAAGTTAATTATGACATAATAAGCACAGTGTCTAAAagtgtttactgttgttttttaggTGCTGTGGAGATACAGCGGAGAAACACCAGCGACTCTGGGAGCCAACACCAGAACATACGACTGGATCCCTCAGAATGACCTACTGGGTAAGAAAAGCTTTTCAAACAGCCACTGAAGTGTTTTTAGTTTGACAGTACAAAATCCTAAAAGGGCTATAGGAAAGACAAAGCATTAAGTGTTGGGGAAGTTTGTTTTTTGGCAAGAAGAAGCATGTCGATTCAGAGACAAGGGATTTTCCAACCAGTGCATATTCATAACATGTACTTTTAAAAGCTGGCATGTCTTATTCATGGTTTTCAGAAAACTTAATGACTCTGGTCATCcacatgactttttaaaaaaatccttgagttagggcagggatgggcaactggaggcccggggccacatacagcccgcaccctcactaaaggtggccctcagtacaactacacgcatttgagcatgaaatattaaaagtacagtgtaaaaaggaacaaaatgacttcttgcaattaatcttagtctgctgttcttgcactgaaaacaaaagaaatcacagtaagtggttactttttatttgctccaaaccttttgtattcctatttatactgttatacatgcatttgagcatgaaatatgttatgttactgcactgtaaacatatttaaaattgcagtttcatcatatctggttaagtgcacggtcctatatgtggccctgtggtagtgtccatgaaaaattgtggccccctccagcatttaagttgcccatccttgAGTTAGGGGCTTATGTTGTTGTCGCATTGTCGTTTTCTGTAGTTTTTCCAAAACCTTTGCAGGCTCTGGTATAGTCAGTTTCTACTCACAAGCCTTTTCCAATGTTCACAAGTGAAAAGATGTGCTTGAAAAGTCAGTCTTCACTGGACAAAGtaatgtatgtttcatattttttcttatCAGGACATCCAAAGACCAGAGCTTTCATCACCCATGGCGGCACAAATGGGATCTATGAGGCCATCTACCACGGAGTTCCCATGGTGGGCCTCCCCATGTTCGCTGACCAGCCGGACAACATGGTTCATGTTGCTGCTAAGGGAGCTGCAGTTATTGCAGACTTGAACTTCATGAACACTGAGGACCTCAAAAATGCATTCAATGCCGTCATCAATGAGAAATCGTAAGTACTTTGCATAACTGCACTTGGTTGGTTTtagtgtattaaaaaagtattgaaAAATCAGCACTTTATATtagtggaggggtttgtgtgtcCCTGAGACTCTAACCCTCATCTAAGAAAACGAGCTGTACAATTGGTCAAAATGTTTCCTCAGTTTTTGGAGAGCTCACATTAATATTTGACGACATGCCATAAAGACCCATGGTGTAATGCAGTATGTCAGTTCAATTTAGgtcacaaagaaataaaaaaaaatactgtatggCCTTACCCGGGTGcggtaatgtgctgcccactgcccCTTGCATGGTGAGTTCACTTATgtgtaaacaaaataaataaatgctgaggttgaatttccccattgtggaattaataaagtaattcattcattcattcattcattcattcattcattcattcattcagtctcTCCCTCATATACTGGCTATCTTGTTGTAGATCTGTTTTAGAATACATAAAACCAAAAATTTAACCATTTGAATCCATATTCTTTGAATCTTGGTAagtcaaagaaacacaaacagaaaaatagaaaatacataGAACCTTATTCTCATTTTaacccagtggcggttctacacaggggcctacaggggccactgcccctgtgaagaagcctttggcccctgtgtcaaattaataataaaatgatcaagtcataacaataaacaatggagcaattctaaccttttttttgttcaaacaatatatcattgtacacaaaaggaacccagaatgtgtacattgtataatagtttagctctatggagtcttttcgggctattttgtccattttttaatccttgtcatgtctttatgtgtgtttgtaagtcattttgtgtcttttttgggcatttgtgtcttttttttagttattttgtgtctttttttgacatttttatgtcttctgtggggttttttgttattctgtcttttcattttgtgtctttttttggtcattttgtgtctttttcaagacattcaaagattttgaatgcttaaatatcatctttgccattttttcatgtgctaatgtgcccctctgattaaacactggcccctccttggcccccacagtaaaattggtctagaacggCCACTGTTTTAACCTGTATGTCCCCTTTCATAGGTATAAGGAGAATGCCATGCGACTGTCCAGCATCCACCACGACAGACCAATGAGTCCACTGGATGAGGCAGTCTTCTGGATCGAGTACACCATGAGAAACAAAGGGGCCAAGCACCTGAGGGTCCAGGCCCATGAGCTCACCTGGTACCAGTACCACAGCCTGGATGTTGTGGCCTTCCTCCTCGCCATTGTTCTCTTCCTTATATTCCTCTTTATCAAGACCTGCAGTTTCTGTTTCCGGAGGTGCTGTGgcagaaaagagacaaagacaaagaaaaaggcagagtAACTGACTGAACTGAAATgtagttgattaaaaaaaaaacctaatggATGAAAAATAAACTGGCTATTTGCTGGTTGTCCTGTTAGTCTAAATCATGTGATGTAACCACAATGGCATGGATGTAATTTGGGGCTTGGGAGCAGTAATTGAATCAACTTTGAATCAAGTAATTAGGAGAAAAATCAAAAAGGCAgtcaaaaaattcaaattttctaTTCTAAGCTTTGACACACACCTAAAAGTGTGCAAAATAAccatggtctgctttgtttgGCACAACATTGCAATGCTAACACCTGACGACATGAGTGACAGTTTCGTTGGACCtgaccacaaaaaacaaacaaacgataAAACCTGACAGCTActcatttccattttttaacaTGTAGGCAAATCCCTTTTGCTACAATGTGAAATTACCTAAAGGCAATAATTTGTAATGGCTCTGACTTGATaaagtattttcatttcatgttttataaagTTCAATTATTCTATTTTGAGTGTGTCAATTTGTAATAAAAAGTGGATGGGCATGCTAAAGAGTCTTGATTATCTTCtgtttcaggatttttttttctctttttgctgctgtaaggTGGCATTTCCTTtccatgttgtatttattttgccTGACTTTCATAATACCTgtcaaatgtctgtttttttttgtttgttgttagcATACATTGCTTTAGTCTGCTGCCCTTAAATGGGTTTACTGTGGCATTTCCTTTGACTTACTGCAAATTGTCTGGCACACACATCCAATTGAAA
It contains:
- the ugt2b3 gene encoding UDP glucuronosyltransferase 2 family, polypeptide B3 isoform X1 — translated: MKLRQRLSVGVLLLLCVTQSTNGGNILVWYTEGSHWINMKPVLDTLVDRGHQVTVLVPSTSMFMNASEPSRFSYEPFNVSVSLAVVEEFFEEFLRFSMYEMDHMSYLQIYIKYMDLMRTDLQFSLKFMDGLMKSETIMKKLKEGNYDLFLSDPIYPGSDLLAELLGLPMVLSLRFSLAHNWERMCGQLPAPPSYVPGAMSKLTDKMDFSERVWNFLFYALQDIVIYDVFWKELDRYYTEIKGTPTSACETMGKADIWLIRTYWDFDFPRPFLPNFKFVGGIHCRPAKPLPKDMEEFVQSSGDAGIVVFTLGSFIKNITSERANMIASALAQIPQKVLWRYSGETPATLGANTRTYDWIPQNDLLGHPKTRAFITHGGTNGIYEAIYHGVPMVGLPMFADQPDNMVHVAAKGAAVIADLNFMNTEDLKNAFNAVINEKSYKENAMRLSSIHHDRPMSPLDEAVFWIEYTMRNKGAKHLRVQAHELTWYQYHSLDVVAFLLAIVLFLIFLFIKTCSFCFRRCCGRKETKTKKKAE